TTGGGATGCTTTCCCTGTAAGTACGGGAAAACAACGTGATTTATAAATTACACATAAGAAAGAAGAGGGGAAGACTTCAGTTCATTCGTTTCTTTTGAGTAGGGTTCAAGTGGCCGAGTGATTGTTGAAGGACCGAATAAGCCGGCCTCAATGCATTTCACTTGACCCCTTGGACCCTCAACCCCTTGGCCCCTGAAGCCATCGGCTTCGGCCGATAGTAGTTTAGTCGCTTAATATCTGAAAGTTAAAAAACAAAGAAAGAAGAAAGGGCGAGACATCAAAGTCTGCTTTCAGCCCTCATTATCCTCTCGTTTCAGCACTTCAGAGCTCGTTTCAGCACTTCAGAGATCGATCTTGCCAATTCAATAACTATGGCGGAATACTTCTGTTCCACCTCGTGGGCATTCTGTTGGATGATCGAAAAATCGAACGAAACTCCGCCAAGTCCCGTGCCGGTCCTCTGATTGATCAAAGGAGCACCTATAGTGATAAGCCCGGGCAGATATTCCTCGACACACATGGCGTAGCCCCGGTGTTTTGTTTTCTCGATCTCGGATAACAATTGATCTTTATCGATGATGGTTTTTGGGGTTTTGGCCGGCAGCGAAATGCTGTTAATCGTCTGTTTGAGTGAGTCATCGGGTAGGGTGGATAAGTAGGCCTTTCCTATGGAAGTGTTGTGCAAGGAATTTTTCGCAACTGAAGGCAGATGGTAGGTGAGTGTTTCTTTTGCCTCCCGCTGGTAAGCTCTCATCAGGTTATTATCAACCGTAAAAGCTACATCTATAGTGATATTGAATCGACTGTGAACATCATCAACCAGCTTTTTTATGAGACGTAACTCGTCGCTGGATCGAATAATGTTTGTACTGAGAGCTAAGGATCTGATCCCCAACCTTACTTCTTTGGTCTTTGGATCTTTTTCGAGATACTCCAATTTCACGAGCGTGTTTACAAAACGATAGGTGGAAGTCATGTTCAGCGCCAAAATCCGTGAAATTTCGGTCTGAGTAAGGCTACGGGTTTCCGTATCAAACAGGGAGAGTATTTTCAGCCCTTTTTCTAATGAGGTCGAAAAATACTGATTTTTTGGTGTCATATCTGGCCGTGGTGTATATAAATTACTATTATCGTAAAGAGCATACATTTATAGTAAATTGCAATAATTGCCCTGTCAAGAAAAAAGTGAATTTCGATCATTCCGCCTCATTGCACCCATTCCAGGAAAACCTGGTTCTCCCCAAAGAAAATATGTCAAATTGTCAACCGATCCTCTCCTAATGCGTTTTTATAGATATGAACGCACTGTTGATGTCTAAAAATGAGAAAGGAGAAGGAAAGATGAAGAAGCTGATTGTTTGCATGATTTCGGTTGTTTTTGTTATGGTGGCATCCGATGCCTTTGCCGGGAATAACGGGTTTGAGCGATTGGGGGACAAGATCGATCATCGCCTTGATCGAAAGGGAGACCGGATCGATCATCGCCTCGATAAAATGGGGGACAGGATCGAGAACCGGCTTGACCGTAAGGGTGACAGGATCGAAACCCGCCTGGATCGGAGGGCCGAATGGGCCGAAGCGCACGGAAGGAAGGGCCTGGCCAAACGGTTGAAGAGAAAGGGCGATCGTATAGACAGGAAACTTGATCGAAAGGGGAAGCGAATCGATCGCCGCCTGGACCGAAAAGGGGATCGTATCGAACGGCATCTCGATCGGAAAGGAGACCGGATCAACCGGAGACTGAGCCGTCGCGGTCGTTAGTCTTTTTCCAGAAAAAGAGATCAGTTCAGCAGGGAGACCTTGATCAAGTCATCGGCCATGCAGGAAAGCGACCGCAATATGGGAGAATTTCTGAAATCCATTGAGAGGCGCGCCTTCCGCATGGCCGAAATAGCTTCAGGGGATAAGGAAGAAGCCCTGGATATCGTTCAGGATGCGATGTTTCGGTTTGTTGACAAGTATGGCGGTTGCGACGAGTCTGAATGGAGGCCCCTTTTCTACAGAATATTACAAAACCGGATTCGAGACTGGTATCGTAGGAGGGCTGTCAGGGACAGGC
The genomic region above belongs to Deltaproteobacteria bacterium and contains:
- a CDS encoding IclR family transcriptional regulator; protein product: MYALYDNSNLYTPRPDMTPKNQYFSTSLEKGLKILSLFDTETRSLTQTEISRILALNMTSTYRFVNTLVKLEYLEKDPKTKEVRLGIRSLALSTNIIRSSDELRLIKKLVDDVHSRFNITIDVAFTVDNNLMRAYQREAKETLTYHLPSVAKNSLHNTSIGKAYLSTLPDDSLKQTINSISLPAKTPKTIIDKDQLLSEIEKTKHRGYAMCVEEYLPGLITIGAPLINQRTGTGLGGVSFDFSIIQQNAHEVEQKYSAIVIELARSISEVLKRALKC